TTGAAGACAAGCAAATTGAGTTACTGCAAGCGTGGAACGAAGATGACTTCGAGCGCTTGCAGCAAAATATTACCGGCCATATTTTAATGAAGCGCAGGCTCAAACAACCTGAAACCGTATTTATTGGCTTAACAGAAGCAGACGACTTATTGGTGTCGGTCGATGTAACGACAGGCCAAGTTGGGTTAGAATTTGTCGGTAAGAAGCAGCATCATGTTCTGGCTGATTCTATCGCAGAGTTTGTGGAAAAACTGACCGTCAACTACCCAATATAGCTAAGGAGCTTGCGCTCCTTATTGAAAGTCCCACGAAATATTCGAGACCAACTGACAAGTTTCACAGCGGAAGTCGAAGAGGCCGAACCAAGGCTCCTCAAGCAGCCAGTCTCCCTGACAGCTTGGGCATTTTCTTGCTTTTTCTGCAGCGAGGTTTTCTCCGCCAACTCGATACAAATAATAGTAAACTGGTTTTTTCGTAAGATAGCGGATACGTTTGCTCAACTCCATGCCACGTCTAAACAAATCGCTGCTAGTACTGGAAATTTCCTCTAGTGCAGCAAATTCGCAGCGAGTTGCACCATTGATCTGTATTTGATCGCAGGCTTGCCAATCTTCTTTCCATTTGATCAGTGCTTTGTAATCACCATTGGCAATGGCAGGGATCTTATATAAAGGCACTGGTAAAAAGTCGTCGCCACAATACAACGGACTGCAAGTGTGTACATAAGTGGTGTAGAGAATGTAGCTTGATGGCTCATGACAAGCATCTGCGCTGTTGGCATGTATATCCTGGCCAAAAATTTTGACCTTAGGTGCAAGCAAGCCAGACTGCTGTAGCTGATCAATCGCAAACTTCACAAAAGGGCTATGGTTTAATGGATGCAAAGCGTCCTCTTCAGGACACATCACGCGAGTAACGAAATAGCCATCTTTAAGTACAGTTGGAAATTCGTCACCAATGATTTGACCATTAAAGCGCAGTGCATTAACCACACGATTAATAGCCTGCTCGGCAGCATCCAAGGTGGTTTCCTCATAGCAATCAAAAGTTAAGTCGACAACAAACACTACGACTTCTCCAATAATGCAATGAGCCTATCAAGCTTAGCTTCAATTCTATCTAATTGGCTTTGTGAACTTGCTTTGACGACCTCTTCAACCTCTTGATAGTGATCGATACAAGTAGGGTCTTGTTTGTACGCGGCAATGCCTGAGATAATGTCTGGCATTGCGACGCTTTGAGTTAATTTACTTTTTGTTAGCGCGACGGTTGGAGTCTTTCCACTATCGACTAATTTTTTGATAGCTCTGGCAACGGCAGGGTGCATAGGGGTTCCTAAACGCCTTAATCATAGGCGTAGATCATAGCACCAAGTTACGTAAGGAGCGATTGCTTTAGTTATCTTAACATCGCATCGAGTTCGTCAATGATTTCACTCCAATCGGCGTCTTCTTTTAGTGATTCTTCAATAAAGTGACGTTGTCCTTCATTCCAAAATGGTGCTTGGCTCAAAAGCATATCGTCAGGTAGGCGGTGCTGTTTGACGAACCCTTCGATCGCTTGTGGATTGTTGTCCAGCCCTAGCTGGGCAAATAAAGTACTCATCGTGTGGCGACTAGTATCCATTTCGTTCTCCCTCGTTTGCTTGAATTTTACTCACTAACTATAGTAAAGGTGGTTGTAAAACCTTTAGCAAGTCGTCATCGATAAAAACCAAAACGACTAATGCGAGGATAAATATACCTGCCCACGACTGAATAAATTGTGACTTGTATCAATATCTATCACAAGCGAGTAGCAGTAAATTATTAAAGTACACAGAAAAAATTCTTAGGTTTTGATATTAAGTAGTATTTCGGCATGATTATCAGAATCTTGGGCTTATAACAATAAGGAACCGTGATGTCAGTAGAAACTTCTCAACATGAACTAATAGTTAGATATTTAAATCCAGA
The sequence above is a segment of the Pseudoalteromonas piscicida genome. Coding sequences within it:
- the syd gene encoding SecY-interacting protein, coding for MTQSVNMARLHQAHVDYHQQIFKDLPSTEHDESWPSPCEQGEPNKLNEIKWLAVERSPAGHLNDLAKALETQFPEGLNGLYGNFFAGNIVAFIEDKQIELLQAWNEDDFERLQQNITGHILMKRRLKQPETVFIGLTEADDLLVSVDVTTGQVGLEFVGKKQHHVLADSIAEFVEKLTVNYPI
- a CDS encoding Zn-ribbon-containing protein encodes the protein MFVVDLTFDCYEETTLDAAEQAINRVVNALRFNGQIIGDEFPTVLKDGYFVTRVMCPEEDALHPLNHSPFVKFAIDQLQQSGLLAPKVKIFGQDIHANSADACHEPSSYILYTTYVHTCSPLYCGDDFLPVPLYKIPAIANGDYKALIKWKEDWQACDQIQINGATRCEFAALEEISSTSSDLFRRGMELSKRIRYLTKKPVYYYLYRVGGENLAAEKARKCPSCQGDWLLEEPWFGLFDFRCETCQLVSNISWDFQ
- a CDS encoding DUF2789 domain-containing protein gives rise to the protein MDTSRHTMSTLFAQLGLDNNPQAIEGFVKQHRLPDDMLLSQAPFWNEGQRHFIEESLKEDADWSEIIDELDAMLR